A window of Raineyella sp. W15-4 contains these coding sequences:
- a CDS encoding gluconokinase yields the protein MARSIFQIELAKAVDPLVLAIDIGSTASRGSLYDAHARPAGQRVKVAHAFTSRADGTSTIDPDRVLAEVIEIIDGLATKDLKGRLRGVALDTFASSVIGIDRQGLALTPCYTYADARSGQQVDELRRLVDEDAIHERTGVRLHSSYLPARLRWLSATDPRTFDKVDRWVTLGEYLHLHLLGRTAVGTSAASWSGLLDRRTGAWDPEMLSLCGIGTGQLSTVRDPDQPLEAADNRLDARWPALKGAQWFATIADGLGASVGAGATDNRTIGASAATSGALRVMVSGPLEQVPTGLWCYRVDRRRSLLGGAVNDVGRALSWAANTLALPPEPALGRALLAEPSEETPLVLPFFTGERSTGWASHATAMMTGLHAATDPVQLYRGVVEGIGLTYRRIAVQLVTHAPGAVRVLAQGRVTQDRPELLQILADVMGRPVAPVTIKRATLHGSALLALEMLAPGLERTPPRHGPDRRTAPAADGLLLGAAGAVLRTVRQGDRRALVTCDVPAGTYERW from the coding sequence ATGGCCAGGAGCATCTTCCAGATCGAGCTCGCCAAGGCCGTCGATCCGCTCGTCCTGGCGATCGACATCGGCTCCACCGCGAGCCGGGGGTCGCTCTACGACGCCCACGCGCGTCCGGCCGGCCAGCGGGTCAAGGTGGCCCACGCCTTCACCTCCCGCGCCGACGGGACCTCCACCATCGACCCGGACCGGGTGCTGGCCGAGGTGATCGAGATCATCGACGGCCTCGCCACCAAGGACCTCAAGGGCCGCCTCAGGGGCGTCGCCCTCGACACGTTCGCCTCGTCGGTGATCGGCATCGACCGCCAGGGGCTCGCCCTGACCCCCTGTTACACGTACGCCGATGCCCGGTCCGGCCAGCAGGTCGACGAGCTGCGCCGGCTGGTCGACGAGGACGCCATCCACGAACGGACCGGGGTCCGGCTGCACTCCTCCTACCTGCCGGCGCGACTGCGCTGGCTCTCGGCGACCGACCCGCGGACCTTCGACAAGGTCGACCGGTGGGTGACCCTGGGCGAGTACCTGCACCTGCACCTGCTGGGACGTACGGCGGTGGGCACCTCCGCCGCCTCCTGGAGCGGTCTGCTCGACCGCCGCACCGGCGCCTGGGACCCGGAGATGCTCTCGCTGTGCGGGATCGGCACCGGGCAACTGTCGACGGTCCGCGACCCCGACCAGCCGCTGGAGGCAGCGGACAACCGGCTGGACGCCCGCTGGCCGGCACTGAAGGGGGCCCAGTGGTTCGCCACCATCGCCGACGGGCTGGGCGCCAGCGTCGGGGCGGGGGCGACCGACAACCGGACGATCGGGGCCTCGGCGGCGACCTCGGGGGCGTTGCGGGTGATGGTGTCGGGCCCGCTGGAGCAGGTGCCGACCGGGCTGTGGTGCTACCGGGTGGACCGCCGCCGCTCGCTGCTCGGCGGTGCCGTCAACGACGTCGGGCGGGCGCTCAGCTGGGCCGCCAACACCCTGGCCCTGCCGCCGGAGCCGGCGCTCGGCCGGGCACTGCTGGCCGAGCCGTCCGAGGAGACTCCGCTGGTGCTGCCGTTCTTCACCGGTGAGCGGTCGACCGGGTGGGCCTCGCACGCCACCGCGATGATGACCGGCCTGCACGCCGCCACCGATCCGGTGCAGCTCTACCGCGGGGTGGTCGAGGGGATCGGGCTGACTTACCGCCGGATCGCGGTCCAGCTCGTCACCCATGCCCCCGGGGCGGTCCGGGTGCTGGCCCAGGGTCGGGTCACCCAGGACCGCCCCGAACTGCTGCAGATCCTCGCCGACGTGATGGGCCGCCCGGTCGCGCCGGTGACGATCAAGCGGGCGACACTGCACGGTTCGGCGCTGCTGGCGCTGGAGATGCTGGCGCCGGGTCTGGAGCGTACGCCCCCCCGACATGGGCCCGATCGCCGAACCGCACCCGCGGCGGACGGCCTACTACTCGGAGCGGCTGGCGCGGTTCTCCGAACTGTACGACAAGGTGATCGCCGAGCGCTGGTGACGTGCGACGTTCCCGCGGGAACGTACGAGCGCTGGTGA
- a CDS encoding succinate CoA transferase — protein sequence MGNRIHNAAYQSKVMSAEDAAALVNDGDMIGVSGFTGSGYPKAVPIALAARAKALHAAGTPFRVSLATGASTAPELDGELADANAVNFRTPYQSDPETRKKINTGEINYSDVHLSHIAPQFRNGFHGTMHLAVIELSAIKADGSLVPSSSIGNNQAWLDLADRVILEVNSWQSEDLEGMHDVLGNLRKVPLDFAIPIFHAGDRAGSHYLTVDPAKVIAVVENDSPDRNSPFKPLDDVSKSIAGHLLDFLDLEAKAGRLPDPIPAMQSGVGNVANAVLAGLLHGQFENLTSYTEVIQDGMVDLIDAGKLEVASATAFSLSPEYAAKMNDNAKFYREKIILRNQEVSNNPEVIRRLGVIAMNGMIEADLYGNVNSTHIMGSRMQNGIGGSGDFARNAALTIFVSPSVAKNGAISAIVPMVSHVDHTEHDTDLVITEYGVADLRGKSPRQRVPEMIKVAHPDYRAALKDYYDVAVKVANSQHTPHDLSQALSWHQRMLSTGTMKG from the coding sequence ATGGGCAATCGGATCCACAACGCCGCGTACCAGAGCAAGGTGATGAGCGCTGAGGACGCCGCTGCACTGGTCAACGACGGAGACATGATCGGGGTCTCCGGCTTCACCGGTTCCGGTTATCCGAAGGCGGTGCCGATCGCTCTGGCCGCACGTGCCAAGGCGCTGCATGCCGCGGGGACGCCGTTCCGGGTCAGCCTGGCCACCGGCGCCTCCACCGCGCCCGAGCTGGACGGTGAGCTCGCGGACGCCAACGCGGTCAACTTCCGGACCCCGTATCAGTCCGATCCGGAGACCCGCAAGAAGATCAACACCGGCGAGATCAACTACTCCGACGTCCACCTGTCGCACATCGCGCCGCAGTTCCGCAACGGGTTCCACGGCACGATGCACCTGGCCGTCATCGAGCTGAGCGCCATCAAGGCCGATGGCTCGCTGGTCCCCTCGTCCTCGATCGGCAACAACCAGGCCTGGCTCGATCTGGCCGACCGGGTGATCCTCGAGGTCAACTCCTGGCAGTCCGAGGACCTCGAGGGCATGCACGACGTGCTGGGCAACCTGCGCAAGGTGCCGCTCGACTTCGCCATCCCGATCTTCCACGCGGGTGACCGGGCAGGCTCCCACTACCTGACCGTCGACCCGGCCAAGGTCATCGCCGTCGTCGAGAACGACAGCCCGGACCGCAACTCGCCGTTCAAGCCGCTGGACGACGTGTCCAAGTCGATCGCCGGGCACCTGCTGGACTTCCTCGACCTCGAGGCGAAGGCCGGCCGGCTGCCCGACCCGATCCCGGCGATGCAGTCCGGTGTCGGCAACGTCGCCAACGCGGTGCTGGCCGGCCTGCTGCACGGCCAGTTCGAGAACCTCACCTCCTACACCGAGGTGATCCAGGACGGCATGGTCGACCTGATCGACGCCGGCAAGCTCGAGGTGGCCTCCGCCACGGCGTTCTCCCTGTCGCCGGAGTACGCGGCGAAGATGAACGACAACGCGAAGTTCTACCGGGAGAAGATCATCCTGCGTAACCAGGAGGTCTCGAACAACCCCGAGGTGATCCGCCGGCTCGGCGTCATCGCCATGAACGGCATGATCGAGGCCGACCTCTACGGCAACGTCAACTCGACCCACATCATGGGCTCGCGGATGCAGAACGGCATCGGCGGCTCCGGCGACTTCGCCCGCAACGCCGCACTGACCATCTTCGTCAGCCCGTCGGTCGCCAAGAACGGCGCGATCTCGGCGATCGTCCCGATGGTGTCGCACGTCGACCACACCGAGCACGACACCGACCTGGTGATCACCGAGTACGGCGTCGCCGACCTGCGCGGCAAGTCGCCGCGCCAGCGCGTCCCCGAGATGATCAAGGTCGCCCACCCGGACTACCGGGCGGCGCTGAAGGACTACTACGACGTCGCGGTCAAGGTCGCCAACAGCCAGCACACCCCGCACGACCTCTCCCAGGCCCTCTCCTGGCACCAGCGGATGCTGTCCACCGGCACCATGAAGGGCTGA
- a CDS encoding enoyl-CoA hydratase/isomerase family protein, whose protein sequence is MSETGELTLETRGATALITIDHPRKRNAMTTAMWSAWPALMEQVVADDAVRVVVITGAAGHFCAGADISELDTILDNDRPTTAHEAIARCPKPTIAAVNGSCVGGGVLMAGACDIRIAGLSARFGVPPANLGLVYPPIPLERLVRLIGPAATKYLVFTAGLIGGERARHIGLVDELLPDDVVLHRALVLADDIAKRSQLSIQATKDLVDRMVDRTLTAQRVAAWMEQVATSPDLAEGTAAFLARRSAQFSWNGAGLPE, encoded by the coding sequence GTGAGCGAGACCGGCGAACTGACCCTGGAGACCCGCGGCGCGACCGCCCTGATCACCATCGACCACCCGCGCAAGCGCAACGCGATGACCACAGCGATGTGGTCCGCCTGGCCGGCGCTGATGGAGCAGGTGGTGGCCGACGACGCCGTCCGGGTGGTCGTCATCACCGGCGCCGCCGGGCACTTCTGCGCCGGCGCGGACATCAGCGAGCTCGACACCATCCTCGACAACGACCGCCCGACCACCGCCCACGAGGCCATCGCGCGCTGCCCCAAACCGACGATCGCCGCGGTCAACGGGTCGTGCGTCGGCGGTGGCGTGCTGATGGCCGGCGCCTGCGACATCCGGATCGCCGGGCTGTCGGCCCGCTTCGGGGTGCCGCCGGCCAACCTCGGCCTGGTCTACCCGCCGATCCCGCTGGAGCGGCTGGTGAGGCTGATCGGCCCGGCCGCAACGAAGTACCTGGTCTTCACCGCCGGCCTGATCGGCGGTGAGCGCGCCCGCCACATCGGTCTGGTCGACGAACTGCTGCCCGACGACGTCGTGCTGCACCGCGCCCTGGTGCTGGCCGACGACATCGCCAAGCGGTCCCAGCTGTCGATCCAGGCGACCAAGGACCTGGTGGACCGGATGGTCGACCGTACGCTGACTGCCCAGCGGGTCGCCGCCTGGATGGAGCAGGTGGCGACCAGCCCCGACCTGGCCGAGGGGACGGCGGCCTTCCTGGCCCGCCGGTCCGCGCAGTTCAGCTGGAACGGCGCCGGCCTGCCGGAGTGA